A window of Dysidea avara chromosome 1, odDysAvar1.4, whole genome shotgun sequence genomic DNA:
GTACACATGAAACATTCCTTGTCATGTTCCCTCCTCCACAACTCTTTGAACATTGTGTCCAATCGGAGTGCATCCATCTAAATTGAATATTATACAATTTCTATAATGTGTATAACGCgtccatatgtgacccagtctgggaaaaccagtctaaTCACTTATTTAAATGTATTGAGAAATGCTAGTTTTCAGTATTTAGAGCATTGTAGCACAGCTTGCCAACAGATGAAGttacgtgtaccaaattttcacatgttttacaccaattccttaccttccagagcatccactgtacaagtagccaaaaggtaagtttcccaccatattagatagtttttaaaccagggttgactgtatcaggcaagctccacaAGGGGTGGGAAGTAGGACCGGAGGAGGGTAATGGgctgttttaaaaaaatcaaagaggaaggtgtagggatgaatagGCCAAGTtatatgggccattcaggttccaaaactggctaaaacgaaaggaaatttacagcacaggtctttaattattcaacaccacaaatctatacagccacatacagccatccccaggctgccATTAGGGCCCCAGACTGCTCATGCAGATTGTCACTGTGAATGGAATAAGCAGCCAGCATTAGCAAACTATTCAAGTctatttgatagtttattcatttaATTTTAGCTCtatgttcttggtgaaaaattaaatctgctgtcatgggcaataaaatcggttttcccagacccagtcacctATGCCATCTGGCTTAAAATAATAACCACAAGGGCTGCTTATATAATTGAAGTGATGATAACCATGGAACTATGAATTAATTGACCACACTAGAGGTGGAGGAAACCTTGAAAGTTGGGGGGCTCAATGCACATTCTGCTAACATGCTTAAGTAGCTAGGGACATCTCCCACCTATGAAACTTTTGTACCCAAATTTAAAGTGATTTTAAGCATAAACTTAACACCTGATAGTTGTATTAGAATATGTGATCATGACTCAATCATTGATagtaaaatatttatttagggGGAAACACAGCCCACACCACTGCACACATCTATAACTACTAAGATAGACTTCATCTGTGACAGCAATTGATCTGTAACATCATTAATAATACCAATTACACTAACTCAGAAGGACATGCTGGCTGATCACAAAATCGAATTGTAGGAGAAAGTCTTTCATTATTCATCAAACATTCTAAATCTGGAACTCTTGTGTTGCTACCATGTACACTACAATATATTTCTTGTATTTGAATTCCTGGAAAGATAGAGTAAAAGAAGAGTGAATAAAACTATAATTGCTTGTATGCGTACCTTTTCCACAAGTCTGGGAACAAGGAGAGAAATTCTTTCCTTGCACCCATTCATAGAAAATTGGAATTCTGAACTCATATGGATCATGGACAGTCATGTGGTAATTGCACTGTATTTTGTAGTTAGGACAATGAATCTAAAGAATGTTCACCAATGTTTTATTACAATTAATCATTCTGCATACCTCAATGGTGACAGGGGATTGAAGTGGGCCTTCAGCAGTTAACTTATTGTTAGCAATTGTAAACAATGTCCCTGATATAGAAACATCTGAATGACTACTGTTAAACTGGTGAGACTTTGCAGAATTGCTGATAGCTACAAAAAATGGTATTATGTATATCGTTATTCAGTTGAACAACCATGTCACCTTTAAAGTCACAAGATGATGTACCCAAAGCAATGCTTATATTTCTAGATTCAGATGGTAGTACAGTGTGATAACCTGTGTATACTCAATAACTACACTTCATATAAATATAAGACATCTCATACCATTGGCAGAAAAATCCTCAAATTTACATGGTAGCTTTATACACAATTCACAGCATGTTCCACACTTGTTAGTTGTTTTCTCTGATCCAAGAGCACCATCACAGCCAATAGGCTATGAACATTATTAGACAAGTGTAACATGGGGTGTTGGTTATATTTCCACGTAACTTACCACACATTCTCCATCAACACATATACTATTGGAGAGACAAGATGTTCCATCCACAACTAAGCCATTCTCTACAGGCTTCTGATCTGGTAAGTTGCACAGCAGTTTGCAGGGATCAGTTTTATTAATGAATGGTATTAACTGCTCTCCAAATGTCTTACATTGCTCGCTCCTGAAGTCAGCATTGCCACCTGCACACCTCTAAAATATTAATGGAAGACCAACCAACCTATCAACACTACTTAATACTCAGTACGTATATACATCTTAAAGGATGCACATAGTTTGtttgtaggtgtgtgtgtgtgcgtgtgtgtgtgcgcgcgcgcgtacatgcatgtgtgtgtggtgtgtgtaggtCACTCAAGGAGCTGATGTGtagcactgtataattatattattgagGCTCCTATGAGGTCTACAAAATATGGTTACAATCACAAAGTACACCATATAGGTGGTCTTTGCAAAGAGGTGACTTCTGGTAGTGACCAATTTAAGTGTCCAATATTTTTTCTATTTCAGCGTCAATTTTCAGTTTCAATACCACTGTCTCCAACCAGTCTATGTATACATAGGTCATGGGAGTCATGtctgctgcaaagaaacccaCAGCATGTGTACAAGTCAAATTGCTTTCAATTCACACAATTAGAATTTGTGAGTAGAAAGTTTCAGAAATGTTGCTACAATCATAAAAGCTAATTTAGTTACTATTGAGTTTAGGCCTTATGGAACATTATACAACTTATATCAATTCTTACATTCACATTACAAACCTGGAACTCTtttcttgtttcattgcatCCATCATTTCTAAGAGTACAAGTGTGGCAttaatataaatacactcatgTGTAAGTCTGTTTCTGACATGTACTGAGGACCTGCAGTGTCATGTTTATAAATCAGATGGCAAATTCATTTAACTTTGTGTTGTGACTGCTGTGGTGTTTCAGTCTTGTTGAATGGTTTACTTTAACACCATGAAACAAATTAGCAGTCAAACTGTGGAATTTTAAGTTAGTGCTAATTACACACATTTGTAAACAATAACACTAACAAGAGCAGCAGCTGGCTGCACACAGGTATCACTAAAACACTTCTAATTGGTAACATTGATGTTAAGCTTACTGGCAAGGGATGATCCTTTGCATGATTCCTATACCACAAGTTCTAGAACAGGGACTCCATGATTCATCACCAAATACCTAATAACACAAAAGCTATTTAAAATTCAATAACCAATTATGAAAGTATCAGGGGTTTCCACAGCTGGAAATATCCTTACCATATCAGCAATGGAAACCAAAATACTGAAGATTAACAGCTGTTTGAAACAATCCATCTTTTCACAGATAGATGTGAATACAATGAAGATGGCAGAACATATGGTGGATTGGCTGAGCGTTCATCAATTTATACTGTTGGCTATATAGATATAAAGTCTTATAAGTGCTGGTTCATGCGCATGTCAGAATAATTTTTATCTCACAAGAACttcatataattatgtcaagTTATGGTAACATTTTACGAATACATTTTATTTGCTAGTGTTTGTAAAGCATGCCTTCATGTGTACCGACACAAAGGTACTGTATTTGTGGTGACTATCCTATTCATTGGAATATGTggccggatttgcgaaaaggtacctttttcacacacaaaatttggcccattttttgaattttaaggcttcataactttttgatcatggcatataattgcttgaaattttcaatgaatgtagctacagcatctggctacattgtgatactaagagcaagttaatcagtataaggagtcaagtgttacatcattttgtttgctggt
This region includes:
- the LOC136258787 gene encoding papilin-like — translated: MDCFKQLLIFSILVSIADMVFGDESWSPCSRTCGIGIMQRIIPCQSSVHVRNRLTHECIYINATLVLLEMMDAMKQEKSSRSEQCKTFGEQLIPFINKTDPCKLLCNLPDQKPVENGLVVDGTSCLSNSICVDGECVPIGCDGALGSEKTTNKCGTCCELCIKLPCKFEDFSANGYHTVLPSESRNISIALGTSSCDFKAISNSAKSHQFNSSHSDVSISGTLFTIANNKLTAEGPLQSPVTIEIHCPNYKIQCNYHMTVHDPYEFRIPIFYEWVQGKNFSPCSQTCGKGIQIQEIYCSVHGSNTRVPDLECLMNNERLSPTIRFCDQPACPSEWMHSDWTQCSKSCGGGNMTRNVSCVQVYRDEVEPIQTPGNCDNETKPESQDECNNHPCHNHWNTGDWNRCSVDCGEGIQRRNVTCRDAMEDKIHRDNCSLLAKPHTERSCAGNMCIHKWIKSNWTNCSVNCGEGVQTRHVNCTENGTIVDDIVCLENIPDSKSIEERTCQGPFCNGMWVAENWPKECVTPRCGEVGVRYRNVHCIYNGKTAKEHGYIKCNPAKEPSHTQTCYKTEGCHPEWHTSDWSSCSKTCDGIQTRTLHCKVGNATLPDERCPHNTKPGVVQACSPKCPFTAECLMEFCHKHNISPCQKECCNQCEQMIPSLSPLARDVFGDESWSPCSRTCGIGIMQRTIPCQNDGCNETRKEFQVCSVKQHV